In Geminocystis sp. M7585_C2015_104, one DNA window encodes the following:
- the infA gene encoding translation initiation factor IF-1, whose translation MSKKDLIEMEGTVTESLPNAMFRVDLDNGFNVLAHIAGKIRRNYIKILPGDRVKVELTPYDLTKGRITYRLKGKNQ comes from the coding sequence ATGTCTAAAAAAGACCTTATTGAAATGGAAGGCACGGTCACCGAGTCTCTTCCTAACGCTATGTTTAGGGTAGACTTGGATAATGGTTTTAATGTATTAGCCCATATTGCTGGCAAAATTCGCCGCAACTACATTAAAATCCTCCCCGGAGACCGAGTCAAGGTGGAACTCACCCCCTATGACCTGACTAAGGGGAGAATCACCTACCGGCTGAAAGGCAAAAACCAATAG
- a CDS encoding adenylate kinase — translation MARVIFLGPPGAGKGTQGQLIAERFGILHISTGDILRNAIAQGTPLGLKAKTYVDKGDLVPDDLILDLISETLQGEKAKQGWVLDGFPRNVAQAEFLAQLLAKIQQPCHLVINLDVPDEVILQRLLARGRKDDTEQTIRHRLGVYREQTAPLVEYYKNVGLLKTVNGNRPPAEITNEIESLIKSAQS, via the coding sequence ATGGCAAGAGTGATCTTTCTAGGCCCACCCGGGGCTGGCAAGGGCACCCAGGGGCAACTGATAGCAGAGAGATTTGGAATACTTCATATTTCAACAGGTGACATTTTGAGAAATGCCATAGCCCAGGGAACCCCTTTGGGACTAAAGGCAAAAACCTATGTGGACAAGGGGGATCTTGTGCCAGATGACCTAATCCTAGACTTGATATCCGAGACTTTGCAGGGGGAAAAAGCAAAACAGGGATGGGTCTTGGATGGCTTCCCCCGCAATGTCGCCCAGGCGGAATTCCTGGCCCAGTTGCTGGCCAAAATTCAGCAACCCTGCCACCTGGTCATCAATCTGGACGTACCCGACGAGGTCATCCTCCAACGACTACTAGCCCGTGGCAGAAAAGACGACACGGAACAGACCATCCGTCACCGTCTGGGTGTGTACAGAGAGCAAACAGCCCCCCTTGTCGAATATTATAAAAATGTAGGCCTTTTGAAAACTGTAAACGGGAATCGACCACCAGCAGAAATAACCAACGAAATTGAATCCCTCATCAAGTCGGCTCAGTCTTAG